The sequence AGACCCAGCAGCAGCTCGGCGTCCAGGCGCTCTCGATCGCCAACCAGAACAGCCAGAGCATCCTGTCGCTGTTCAAGTAAGCTCGGCTTTGGAAACGACCGTGCTCCCTCGGGAGCACGGTCTCCGCCATGGCCGGCGGATATGATGGCACAGGATGTGCCCGCAATTGATCCCCTGACGCCAGGTCTCGGGCAGTACGCCGCAGCCGATCGCGCCGCGATGAGTCCGGTTGTGCATCTGTTGCCGATACGCGCGATAGCGTCTCCCCGATTTCTTGTAAATTTACCACGCCTCGCCCGCGAACCGACACATTCGTGGCCTCGCGCAACCTTCAGACAAGGTTGGCAGCGGAGTGTCCTCTACGTTCGCATTGGTACGAGGTCATATGCTGTTCAGTCGTGCGCAGATACAGCAACTGCTCAACAATCTGCTGGAGCTCGGGCCACGACGGCTGATGGCCCTGGGACTGATCGGCTTTGCCGTTCTCGTCACCGTCGTCGGCGGTGCGTATTATCTGAGCCGGCCCGAGTTCGAGACGCTCTATACCGGCCTCACCCGCGAAGACGTGACGCGCATGGGCGCTGCGCTGCGCGAGCAGAACATCGCCTTCGACGTCAATACCGCCGGTGACGCCGTCTCGGTGCGTCCGAGTCAGACCATGCAGGCGCGGATGCTGCTCGCCGAGAAGGGCCTGCCGACCAGCGCCAATTCCGGCTACGAGCTGTTCGACAAGATCGGCTCGCTCGGCCTGACCTCGTTCATGCAGGAAGTGACGAAGCTGCGCGCACTCGAGGGCGAGATCGCGCGAACCGTTCAGCTGATGAAGGGTGTGAAGGCGGCGCGCGTGCACATCGTGCTGCCGGTGCGCGGCTCGTTCCGCGGGACCCAGCAGCCGCCATCGGCATCGGTCGTGCTGCGCACCGACGGCGCGATCGAGGCGCGCACGGCGCAGTCGATCCGTCATCTCGTCGCGGCCGCCATCCCCGGCATGAGCCGCGACAAGGTGACGGTGCTGGATGCCGACGGCTCGATGCTGCTCGCCGAGGAGGACGAGGCGAGCGCCGCGCCGACCAAGATGGCGAGCCTGCAGAAGACGGTCGGCGGAATGGTGCAGGAGAACATCCGCAAGGCGCTGACGCCGTATCTGGGCCTGGACAATTTCGAGGTCAGCGTCTCCCCGCAGCTCTCCACCGACAAGCGGCAGACCAACGAGACCGTCTACGATCCGGAGGGCCGCGCCGAACGTTCGGTGCGGAACGTGCGCGAGAAGGAATCGTCGCAGAACGCCGACCGTTCGCAGCCGACCACGGTGCAGCAGAACCTGCCCGATCAGCAGGTGAACGCCGGCGGCACCAAGAATTCCAGCGAGGACAAGACCCGCCGCGAGGACGTCACCAATTTCGAGGTCTCGTCCAAGACCACGACGACTGTGAGCGACGGCTATCTGGTCAAGAAGCTCTTCATCGCCGTGCTGGTCAACCGCGCGCGTCTGGTCGCCGATCTCGGCGACAAGAGCAACCAGGCCATCATCGACAGCAAGCTCGCCGAGATCAGCCAGCTCGCGGCGACGGCCGGCGGGCTGGACAAGGCGCGCGGCGACCAGATCCAGGTCACGGCCGTCGACTTCATCGAAGGCTCGCGCGATCTCGCGCCGGTGCCGCCGATCAGCTTTGTCGAGATGATCAACAAGCAGCTCGGCAGCGTCATCAACGCGGTGACGATCCTGGCGGTCGCTTCGATGCTGGTCTGGTTCGGACTTCGGCCCGCGGTCAATGGCATTCTGACCCATCGTGCGGCGCAGGAGCAGACCGAGGCGGCCGAGGCCGCCGAGCTCGAAGCCGCCGCGGCCCTTGCGCTGGCCGAGAGCCAGGATCCCGAGCTCAACCTCGTCGAAGATCTCGAAGGCAAGATGCAGCGAACACCGCAGAAGCGGCTCGAGCAGATCGTCCGGCTCGATCAGGCGCAAGCGGCAGCGATCCTTAAAGACTGGATGCGACGCGAGGAGGCGGCATGAACGCGGCAATCGGAAAACTCCTGACGCAGTTCGACGCGAATGGCCGGGTCAAGTCGGCGCCGCCACCACCGCCGCCCAAGATCCAGGACGTGCTGACGAGGCCGAAGGAGGCGCGGCGCGAACCGCAACCCCAGGCCCAGCCGCAGCGTCAGCCTCAATCGCAGCCGCAGTTTCAGCCGGCGCCTCCAGCGCCCGAGGCGGAAGCCCCGCCGGTCAATCTTCTCGACGATGCCTATCGTCGCGGCCATGCCGCCGGCCTTGCCGAGGGCGATGCCAGGGTCGCCGAGGAGCGCGTCCGCAGCGCGATCCGGCTCGGCGAGGAGCGCGCCAAGTGGTCCGACCAGCAGGCCGCCACGATCGTCGGCGGCTTCGAGGCGGCTTGCCGCGAGATCGAGACCAACATCGCGAGCTCCGTCGCGCGCATCCTGCTGCCTTTCCTCGCCGATGCGGTCCGCGACAAGGCGGTTGGATCGCTGGTCGAGCAGATCGCCGCGCTGACCGGCAATTCGCCGGTGCCGGTGTTCAAGGTCACCGGCCCGAGCGAGCTGCTCGACCTCGTGAGGACCCAGCTCGAGGCTAGCAGGCGCACGGGGGTCGAGTACGAGGTTGCCGAGACTTCTGAGGTCCGCGTCGTCGCCGACCAGACCGTGATCGAGACGCAGATCACAGCCTGGGGCGAACGCCTGAAGGAAGCGCGCCGGTAGCAGCCATGGTGGAAGAGGTTAAGCAGGAGCTCGTGATCGTCCGCCGGCGCAGCGCCTTCGCCGAGGAGGCGCATCACGGCGGCGTATGGAAGATTGCCTATGCGGATTTCATGACCGCGATGATGGCGTTCTTCCTGGTCATGTGGCTGCTCAACGCGCTCAATCAGGACCAGAAGCAGGTGGTCGCAAGCTACTTCAACCCGATCAAGCTCGCCGAGAATGCGCCGGCACCGAAAGGTCTGAAGGATCTCACCAAGAAGGAGCCGACCACGTTCGACGGTCAGGAGGGCCGGCGTCAGCCGGGTGGGCCGAGCGAGGAACGTCGCGGTGACTCCCCGACGGCCGAGAAGCCGCCGTTCTACGAGGAGAAGGTCCTGTTCCGCGACCCCTATGCGACGCTTGCCGAGATCGCAAACAATGCGA is a genomic window of Bradyrhizobium sp. CB1717 containing:
- the fliF gene encoding flagellar basal-body MS-ring/collar protein FliF — encoded protein: MLFSRAQIQQLLNNLLELGPRRLMALGLIGFAVLVTVVGGAYYLSRPEFETLYTGLTREDVTRMGAALREQNIAFDVNTAGDAVSVRPSQTMQARMLLAEKGLPTSANSGYELFDKIGSLGLTSFMQEVTKLRALEGEIARTVQLMKGVKAARVHIVLPVRGSFRGTQQPPSASVVLRTDGAIEARTAQSIRHLVAAAIPGMSRDKVTVLDADGSMLLAEEDEASAAPTKMASLQKTVGGMVQENIRKALTPYLGLDNFEVSVSPQLSTDKRQTNETVYDPEGRAERSVRNVREKESSQNADRSQPTTVQQNLPDQQVNAGGTKNSSEDKTRREDVTNFEVSSKTTTTVSDGYLVKKLFIAVLVNRARLVADLGDKSNQAIIDSKLAEISQLAATAGGLDKARGDQIQVTAVDFIEGSRDLAPVPPISFVEMINKQLGSVINAVTILAVASMLVWFGLRPAVNGILTHRAAQEQTEAAEAAELEAAAALALAESQDPELNLVEDLEGKMQRTPQKRLEQIVRLDQAQAAAILKDWMRREEAA